One segment of Schistocerca piceifrons isolate TAMUIC-IGC-003096 unplaced genomic scaffold, iqSchPice1.1 HiC_scaffold_1757, whole genome shotgun sequence DNA contains the following:
- the LOC124737708 gene encoding piggyBac transposable element-derived protein 4-like, whose translation MRPLNDRELEEIVNASPDEGSLSEFEDHISNASESECSDDSYDSPQPIQNSVETFLSKNGNIEWQLHPPAQHGRLPASNIIKSTPGVTRYAVSRISDVKCSFEAVFHTALQNEIIEMTNIEGQRVYGEQWTDIDGSVFHAYLGLLLLAGVYRSHGESTKSLWDKDTGRNIFRATMSHETFCKISRVLRFDKKSTREERRRTDKLAAIRSIWENKTSYVLKAQIYTGKVSGAAPERNQGMRVVSDLTSELRGQNITCDNFFTSYNLGQLLLKRKLTMLGTIRKNKPELPHKMTNKEVHSSSFYFTNDTTVVNYIPKRHKNVVLMSTLHHDAEISDRADKKPKMILDYNSTKGAVDTLDQLLGTYTCKRKSNRWPMIVFYNILDVSAYNAYVLWISVDPNWNASKLTRRRIFLEELGKSLIKEHIASRTHFPRTEDSLRMVTSIQNPNDVGGVSESVTTRKSTKRARCKFCPSSNDNKTNMVCGKCSKHICKKHVTYLCPQCKQYWNRTTMSIAKTVPKFMFLKHFDMSGHIDPNSIYVK comes from the exons atgagaccattgaatgatcgtgagttggaagaaatagtaaatgcctcaccagatgaaggatcactttctgagtttgaagatcacatcagcaatgcatctgaaagcgagtgttccgatgacagttacgacagtccacagcccatacaaaatagtgtagagacttttctttctaaaaatgggaatatagaatggcagttgcatccaccagcacaacatggtcgcctaccagcttcgaacatcatcaagagtaccccaggagttaccaggtatgcagtcagcagaatatctgatgtaaaatgttcatttgaagcagtatttcacacagcgcttcaaaatgaaataatagagatgacaaatattgaagggcagcgagtttatggtgaacagtggacagatattgatggttctgttttccatgcatacttaggactcttactcctagcgggtgtatatcgatctcatggggagtctacaaaaagtttgtgggataaagatactgggcgaaacatatttcgagcaaccatgtctcatgaaacattctgtaagatatcacgtgtcctgcgatttgacaagaaatctactagagaggaaagacgacgtactgacaaacttgccgcaattcgtagtatttgggagaa caaaacttcatacgtactgaaagcccaaatttatacaggaaaggtgagtggagcggcaccagaaagaaatcagggaatgagggtggtatctgatctcacttctgagttacgtggtcagaatatcacgtgtgacaacttttttacgtcgtacaatttggggcagctgcttctgaaaaggaaattgactatgttgggaactatacggaaaaataagccggagcttccacacaaaatgaccaacaaggaggtacacagctcttcattttacttcacaaatgacactactgtggttaattatattcctaagagacacaagaatgttgtacttatgagcactctccaccatgatgcggaaatcagtgacagggctgataagaagccaaaaatgattttggactataattcaaccaaaggtgctgtagacacgcttgatcagttattaggtacatatacatgcaaacgaaaaagtaataggtggccaatgatagttttctacaatattcttgatgtttctgcttataatgcatacgttttgtggatttcggttgaccctaattggaatgcaagcaaattgactagaaggagaatattcttggaggaacttggaaagtcactgataaaagaacatattgcatcaagaacgcatttcccaagaacagaagattctttgagaatggtcacaagcatccaaaacccgaatgatgtgggtggtgtgtcagaatcggtaacaacaagaaaatctacaaaacgtgcacgctgtaagttctgtccatcaagtaatgacaataaaacaaacatggtgtgtggaaaatgtagtaaacatatttgcaagaaacatgtaacctacttgtgtccacagtgcaagca gtactggaatagaacaacaatgtcgatagctaaaactgtaccaaaatttatgtttctaaagcattttgatatgtcgggtcatattgacccgaacagtatatatgtcaagtaa